The genomic region CTAGCTAATGACAAGTtagtatgaaaaaaattaattaattccaTAGCAAAATAAGAATTTCATACTAAAAATTTTTACAGCTTTCTCatcataaaatatatagatacatatacatatacgtTCTTTTTGTTTAGAATAGCATCACTTATTTACTTATATTAGAATAAAGATGACAACTCaatgaaaattttgggatttcatGGACAAATTAAGGGAAATTAGGCACATTATCACTCAGCCAATGACAGGTTAATATGAAACAAATTTAATAACTCAGTAGGAAAACAAGAATTTCATcatgtctaaaaaaaaattgtgcaggCTTCCAGCAATACAAAGACTAGTAATATTTTGGGGGTCAAAGAATACCAGTACATTTCTCTTTTACCCCAATGGCATATTTGGATTATGACATATTGCACAGgataaaatacttttttggtttttaaattttatcaaaattatatttttcgtctttaaactttgtaaagttcttttttcatccttaGACTTTATGAACagttttttcaatagtttagtgataaaaatattgatgaaaaaagaaaatcttcaatagtttagggatgaaaaaatatatataactttttcatAGTTTAAGGAtagaaataaaacatttttaatagtttagggatgaaagaAGAACTTTTAAATAGTTTAAAGACAAATAAAACACTTCTTAAagtttaagaatgaaaaataaatattgatcAAATTTAggactaaaatagaattttaccCCTACTCCatatgataaattattaatcGACCCAACTCAAGTTATGTTTTCAATTTGATAATGCATGCCTTTATGGAAAATCAAAGTAGGTGTGGACTGTGGACTTAATGTGCAATACCAAAAACCCAGTCATTGTGGTGTGGTAATAGTAGTGCTTAAACAGTCAATGGATATattcattgtttttgttttaacatCTCTTAAAGCCAAGTTTTACACACTAGTCATTGACGTTACCAAATCACATTTTATTTGATGATATCGTTTTCCAGAAATTTTTATCCTTCTTTCGTTGACAAGTTGCCACTAGCTTAGCTCCAAACAAAGCAGCAAAATAAGACCTTCAGCTAGTTTGGTGAGATTCTGTTCAAATGATTAATTGGCAGCGAAATTTGAGACCATTTCTTCTGGTTTGTTAAGATTTTCTTCAAATAAATACTTGGTAGGTAGAACTTCAACTTTCAacctttgttttttattttctttttggtttagGCATCTATTTGTACTAGATGGTCCATAGAGGTTAAGATAAtccattttaattttgtatctGGTATTTAAAATTGACCAAtaaatctattttaattttatgtcaaCTGTATCTATAAccaaaattaatagaaaatatatttaaaaaaagaaattcataatTTTGAGCCCCAAGGGTTATAATAAACCGCATACTTTTATATGAGACACTTTAaacttcatcaaaaaaataaataaataaataaaaaaatcaatcaaatctcacCCTCATACTGTTGGTATTCTTAAAGGTAGAATCACTACTCCCTCTCTTTGTagctgtgttttttttatattaaatttaattgttcttggaaaaaaaaaaatgttgtttatgcTTTATCGGTCATttaatcatatatttaaatttaatttaggaAACTATATCTAAGATGTCCTTAACTTTTTAAGGCGTGTGTGCTTAAAGTTGTATGCGGGCTTAACAAATAATTACAAGCCAATTTTTCAGTGGAAAACTCTAGCAAAACCTGTTTTTTATTCGTCGAGGTTCTCTATCTTATTTCAAATATGTTGTTGAGCAGATAGTGTCAAATCAAGGTCAATCAAAGTTGTTGGTTGACTTGACATTAAGAGTATGTGCAGTTCAAGTGAATGTGTGAAACTAGAGGATATACTTCCAAATTATATTTGTCATCATTCCTTCGAGGTGTCGGAACATGAAGAAATGACAATTAGTGGAGTATATCACCAACCCACTGAGCAGACGTTTGACAGCCACTACTTCGGACGAGGAACAATGGGAAAATCTTATTACAGCACGCCCCTTTTGAACTAGTCTTTTcagttaaaattgtgaaatcgtgttttcaaaacatgattttaaaAGGATATGTACGAAATGTGAAATAACGGGGGAATGATAAATCTTTACTCATAAACAAATACATGCTTATTGTTCATTCTCCACTTAAACTGTGTAATGTGTTAATAACATTCATAATATATCAGGAACTAATGGACAATCACAAAGTTAGGAATCCTACTATAGTAGTCAATTTTGACATACTCTTAGAACCACAACTTTACTGGCCTATATATTCAAAAGGCAGAAGAACTGTGAGGCAAAGAGGGCCACGTTTCAAAATAACCCATGTCTGGATTGGTTTCTGGCTTGAAAATATCTGAAACTAAAACATTTTCTGGGACTAGTGGCTGAGCTGCATCCTTTGTTGAAATGTCCTTGTTCTCCTCCTCCATTGCATCTAATCCAAGTTCATTTTCTAAGTAACGCAACCACTTCTTGTTCTCATCAACTTTTTTGCTACCTTCCTCCTCAAAGTTGGAGCTTTGGCAAGCATTCACCTCACTATGTTGGACTTCATTAGACATGACAGAATCTAAATTATCTAACATGTTCCAAAAGTCCACATCAGCCTCAAATGGGATTTCCTTCACACTATCCACATCTGGTTTGTTCACCTCCTGTAATATGTTGCTAACATCAAAAGGTTCTCCATAATCGAACAGTGAAACCATTTGCTCTTCGGGCCTTAACGCATCAACCGGACTAGAATTTGAAACGTTTGAATCATAAGATGAATAAGAAGAACTTGATTGGTCTATATGGTCCTTGCCAATGctaaattgattggtgtcttctTTTTGTAAACCttgaattttctcaaaatcatgTGTCAAGTTGCATTCTTCATGAGGTTTCTTGTCCATAGGGACTTGCTCAGATTGATGCTCAATTCCACCACCTATGTTTTGTTTCTCACGCGATGTAAACGAActagatgaagatgaggatgaggaggTTATGGATGATAACTCATCTCCATGAACATTACCGTCTTTCattgtcaattttttcttcaaatgaGTGTTCCACACATTTTTAATCTCATTATCCGTTCTTCCTGGTAAATGAGACGCAATTTTGGACCACCTGCACATTAATGTGATCATATTAAGCATCATAAAGAATAATAAgcccaaaataaaagaagaatattctttttgtttttttgtaaaCAACATAAAAGATTAATATTCAACTTTCTACAAGTATTACAAAAGATATCCCGCAGACCCAAACCCAGTGGTAAAGTGTTATTATGATAATATTCAAGTGGAAAACGTCAACTTAGATCACTCTCATTACCTATTttaaattcaaccaaaaaaaaaaaaaaacatagtatCTTACTTGTTCCCCCAAGTTTCATGTAACTTCACTATGGACTCCTCTTCCTCTTTTGTAAAGTTCCCTCGCTTCACATCTGGCCGGAGGTAATTAATCCATCTCAAACGGCAACTTTTTCCGCATCGCAACAATCCTACAaatcaaacaagaaattaaTGTGAACATACACTTTACATTTTTagtaacaaataaataaataaaagagagaaaatattgtTCACAATTGACATAGAGTACATAATGacttcataaaaatataatttctactcTCCAACCACCTTGAGACTAAcagcttattttttttcttcttcatcatatATCAAATATGGttgcattttcaaaatcattACTCGAAAATGGCTAATATTTCCAAAGGTTTTATGTATAATAtgacttttttatatatataatcatgtaTTTACGACTTTACATTTGATAGTGGGGGCGTCAAAAGATACCTAGTGTTTTAGCCGTCACATATAcaattcattttttctatttcattaTTATATTTACGAGAGTTCCAAATTTGACGTGCATTGACAATTTTTACCTAatcacttttttctttgttgtctaTTTATCTTCCTAAATTCTACTTTTTGTACTTCGCTATCAAGCAAAAAGTAACATTAACTTAGGTACAAGATTGTGAAATTTGATTCAATAAGTTTGGTCGAGTAGAAGTTGCTGTCAATTCCTAACTTGGCCTTTTTTAGGTGAGATTTCCTTTACTTGCTGTATGTGgcaatctttttttcttttttattttattttgatatgtcCACAACTTTTATTTAAGACCAACCAATCAAGAAATTATTATATACACTTGATTTACGGGACCCACAATTGGACTAAAGTAAGAATAAGGAagcttaatttatttaaaatttaaaacttagaaaaaacaattaatacCTATAAAGATTTCACTGATCATAAAGGAAAAAACTGGGTCCAAATGCAGGTTTACCTAATTCACTCACGAGCTGTTTTGTGTATACAATTTCCAAAACTTGAGGAACCGTGATTAAGTGCTTTGTTATATAGCTTTAAAATTAACCAATAGAGATTTCTTCTGTGTATAAACTATATATGTAATACTAACAACTAATATTTCGTTTTCGTTTATGTAATTTACTGTGATTTCCATGTTTGTTCAAATACTATCCATGTTTTGGTTTGTGTcaatttttattggtggaaaaaaaagacaaaagaagttGCAAAGACGTTTCAAAATTGCCTTGTAAGAAAGACAACGGTCAACGCAGTTTGTACACTTGTGACACATTCATGCTATTGGTTTTGATGAGCCAACAAATGTCAATACAGATTCCTGGCTGTCAAAACCTTGAGCCCATTGTTAGATTGAAAAACGTAAAAATCACTTGCATACGTTTTGTCAGTTTTATTCAGCACTGTTGAGTCATTGACTATAGGGTGATATGAAATAAGGCTTATGAATTCGGCCATGAAAGTGTTGAGAGAATCATTGTTATTGAACCTTCAATAAAAAGACTAAAGAATCTAACAATTTGGGACTTGTATGTTGCAAAAGGGATACTATTTGAATGGTACTAACTTTGGGTTCAGTTTTCCAACCCAGAAAAAACCAAGGAAAATGCAAGGTTTCGAGTATCATAAAAAAATGAAGTGAAAAATTGATCGATTTGCATGCATACTATTGTTTCAGTATAGTCAGAAAAGTCCTGAACAGTCGCGTTAACAACAGAAATATGTAtgtgtaagaaagaaagagagcgGGAGTTTTAAATATAGTCAGATACGTAAAGAAGTCAGATACTCTAGTTAAGCAAAACAAATGTGTACGtgcacgagagagagagagagagagaggagcttAATTACCAGCAAGTTTAGGAAGGGCCCTCCAGTTATCATGGCCATGCTTCTGAATGAAAGTGATGAGCCTCAAGTCCTCAGCAGGGCTCCAAGGACCCCTCTTCACTTGACTCTTATCACAACATGGTGCTCTTCCTCTTCCCATGGTATAATCTCTCTCTTGGCCTGAGCTCTCTCACCACTTTACTCAAAGAGAGAACCACTTCTGTTCAAGTCTAGCTAATGAATCAGATTCATTCAACTGCATCAACTTTGTCTGTATATGTGGTGAGGGGTCACAGCTAGAGATATATATAGAAATGGAGAGAGGACTTTCCAAATAGGCCACACGGGTCATGCCATGAAGGAGCATACCCGATGTTGCAATAAATAGGGGAGATCCAAGAAGATTATTGAAATCCATAATTccacaaattaattaattattcattaattatatatattgtgctCTAATGATGATGCAGTCTTCTTTACTTCACTAAGCTAAGCTCTCCTGTAGTTATCcaatttggaatttgaatttttaattaggGAGAAAATTTTCGCATACTACACAGCCTTATAAGTCCACATGAGATTAAATCAGAGCCATCCAATTTGAAAATTGACATCACatagagttttttttcttttttttctttttatagaatTGACATCACATAGAGTTTTCTTAATTGATCTTTAAACATTTGTTGGTAAATTATCTCGTGCATATACATCCAAGACTTTTGGatgttttttaaagtttagtctgACCTTGCCATTTTTAAACTTGTGCTTCTTCCAATGTTGATCAGTATTTTGTGGGTTTCACTTTTGGTAGGGTTGTATAGGATTTTCTTACCAAGTTAGGGTGAAGATTAGAACATATCCTAAACCAGAAATGAAAGGATTTATGATTATCTCATTCTTTTAAGTCCATTCATAGATTTGTGGATTCCaattagttcaactggtaaaatctccgatggttgaataagaaatgtGGAGTTTAATTCTCgcttacacaaaaaattaactgatgtcttggtctgatgataaaagagGTATCATCGAGAGCAGACGCTATAAATTaaaactttctataaaaaaataaaaataaaataaaagtccaTTCATGTCTTTTAACTACTATAGTATGATCAATAGACACTCACAATGCATTAGGAGTTAGAGGTTGGAACACATTCATGCATGCTATTGCAAATAAGGGAATTCGACCCTCGAATGTAACTTCCACAGAATGCATTAAGACCCATTTACACTAGAATTTCTCCAAGATatttaaaatagaataaattaaaatttaaaaaaaaattaaaagatccCTATCCTTTAAGGTTGGAAGCCTCCCCGACCTTCtgtttttcaaaagtttataaGGGAATTCAATCCACGAATTTAACTCCCACAGAATGGGACGAAGGACACTAGGTCTGACCATATAGTAATTGGAtaacatgaaa from Castanea sativa cultivar Marrone di Chiusa Pesio chromosome 11, ASM4071231v1 harbors:
- the LOC142615117 gene encoding transcription factor MYB63-like, whose protein sequence is MGRGRAPCCDKSQVKRGPWSPAEDLRLITFIQKHGHDNWRALPKLAGLLRCGKSCRLRWINYLRPDVKRGNFTKEEEESIVKLHETWGNKWSKIASHLPGRTDNEIKNVWNTHLKKKLTMKDGNVHGDELSSITSSSSSSSSSFTSREKQNIGGGIEHQSEQVPMDKKPHEECNLTHDFEKIQGLQKEDTNQFSIGKDHIDQSSSSYSSYDSNVSNSSPVDALRPEEQMVSLFDYGEPFDVSNILQEVNKPDVDSVKEIPFEADVDFWNMLDNLDSVMSNEVQHSEVNACQSSNFEEEGSKKVDENKKWLRYLENELGLDAMEEENKDISTKDAAQPLVPENVLVSDIFKPETNPDMGYFETWPSLPHSSSAF